The Magnolia sinica isolate HGM2019 chromosome 10, MsV1, whole genome shotgun sequence genome includes a window with the following:
- the LOC131217227 gene encoding probable xyloglucan endotransglucosylase/hydrolase protein 23 — protein sequence MASSSSTNVLIMLPLLILASSLIPAYAANFYQDFDSTFGDGRVGILNNGELLTLSLDKASGSGFKSKNEYLFGNIDMQLKLVPGNSAGTVTAYYLTSQGPTWDEIDYEFLGNLSGDPYILHTNVFTQGKGNREQQFYLWFDPTADFHTYSILWNPQIIIFSVDGTPIRKFKNMESNGIAYPKNQPMRIYSSLWNADDWATRGGLVKTDWSQAPFTASYRNFNANACVWSSGASSCDSKAQSTNNGWLNQELDSTGEERLRWVQKNYMIYNYCSDSKRFPQGFPPECNNAQ from the exons AtggcctcttcttcttctactaaTGTTCTTATAATGTTGCCGTTATTAATATTAGCTTCCTCTCTAATACCTGCTTATGCTGCAAATTTCTACCAAGACTTCGATTCCACATTTGGCGACGGCCGTGTCGGAATCCTAAACAATGGCGAATTACTCACTCTCTCCCTCGACAAGGCCTCCGGCTCCGGATTCAAATCCAAGAACGAATATCTGTTCGGAAATATCGATATGCAGCTGAAGCTCGTCCCTGGTAACTCTGCTGGCACTGTGACAGCATATTAT CTAACATCACAAGGACCAACATGGGACGAGATCGACTATGAATTCCTGGGCAACCTTAGCGGAGACCCTTACATTCTCCACACCAATGTGTTCACACAAGGGAAGGGAAACAGAGAGCAACAGTTCTACCTTTGGTTCGACCCAACTGCTGATTTCCATACATACTCCATCCTCTGGAATCCCCAAATCATCAT ATTCTCTGTGGATGGCACCCCCATCAGAAAATTCAAGAACATGGAGTCGAACGGTATCGCATACCCAAAGAACCAACCAATGAGGATCTACTCGAGCCTCTGGAACGCTGATGACTGGGCCACCCGTGGTGGGCTTGTCAAGACCGATTGGTCACAAGCACCTTTCACTGCTTCCTATAGAAATTTCAACGCCAATGCATGTGTCTGGTCATCAGGCGCGTCTTCATGTGATTCAAAAGCTCAGTCCACCAACAATGGATGGCTGAACCAAGAGCTAGATTCGACAGGCGaagagaggttgagatgggtgcagaagaattacatgatctataACTACTGCAGTGATTCAAAGCGGTTTCCACAAGGCTTCCCTCCCGAATGCAACAACGCCCAATAG
- the LOC131217224 gene encoding probable xyloglucan endotransglucosylase/hydrolase protein 23 yields the protein MASSYSPPNDRILWVALLLATSLMSAYAGNFYDEFDITWGDGRGKVLNNGELLTLSLDQYSGSGFQSKNEYLFGKIDMQLKLVPGNSAGTVTAYYLRSQESAWDEIDFEFLGNLSGDPYILHTNVFTQGKGNREQQFYLWFDPTADFHTYSILWNPRHILFSVDTTPIREFKNSESIGVPFPKNQPLRIHSSLWNADDWATRGGLVKTDWSQAPFTASYRNFSANACVWSSGKSSCSSNSTSTADNGWLTQELDSTGHERIKWVQQNYMIYNYCTDSKRFPQGLPPECSSSTSS from the exons ATGGCCAGCTCTTATTCTCCTCCTAATGATAGGATTCTGTGGGTAGCTTTGCTATTAGCAACCTCTCTAATGTCTGCTTATGCTGGTAATTTCTACGATGAATTCGATATCACATGGGGTGACGGTCGTGGAAAAGTCCTAAACAATGGCGAACTGCTCACGCTCTCTCTCGACCAGTACTCTGGCTCTGGCTTCCAATCGAAAAATGAATATCTATTCGGAAAGATCGATATGCAGCTGAAGCTCGTCCCAGGAAACTCTGCAGGCACTGTTACTGCATACTAC CTTCGTTCGCAAGAATCAGCGTGGGATGAAATTGACTTTGAATTCCTGGGCAACCTTAGTGGGGACCCTTACATTCTCCACACCAATGTGTTCACACAAGGGAAGGGAAACAGAGAGCAACAGTTCTACCTATGGTTCGACCCCACTGCAGACTTCCATACATACTCCATTCTTTGGAATCCTCGGCACATACT TTTCTCAGTGGACACCACACCCATAAGAGAATTCAAGAACTCAGAGTCGATAGGTGTCCCATTCCCTAAGAACCAACCATTGAGGATCCATTCGAGCCTTTGGAACGCTGATGACTGGGCCACGCGTGGTGGGCTTGTCAAGACAGATTGGTCTCAGGCGCCGTTTACAGCCTCGTACAGAAATTTCAGTGCCAATGCATGCGTGTGGTCATCAGGCAAGTCTTCATGCAGTTCCAACTCTACTTCGACAGCTGACAATGGATGGCTAACACAAGAGCTTGACTCAACGggccatgaaagaatcaaatggGTGCAGCAGAATTACATGATCTACAACTATTGTACTGATTCTAAGCGTTTCCCACAAGGCCTTCCTCCTGAATGTTCAAGTTCCACATCCTCTTAG